In Truepera sp., the sequence CTTCACGCGCAGCTCGCCGTTCTTCTCCTCGAGCCAATCCTCCGGCAATGCCTGAAACTCCTCGAGTGAGTCCTTCGCAGGCCATGGCCGCTCCGCGTTCATGTAGAGATATCCGGCGCTGGCGTCACCCGTGCCACGGACCTCACCCAGGCGCCTCGGCGTGAACCTCAGGCCGCCCTCGTCCTGCGCTCGCCACACGGTGTAGTACTCGTGCCCGCATTCGCGGCAGAACGCCAGCGGCAACAGCACCTTCTGGGGCTCCCCTGGCACCAGTTTCTGTGCCCGCAACGTCACGTACCGTTCGCCTGGTGGTTCGGGCGAGGCGTACACGGTGTCGCCCCGGTTGTAGAACTGGTGCAGCCGGAACGCGAACGCCCGCAGCGGCCGGTTGCTGGCCGGGTCGTCCACGATGTCGTACCCGGCAGTAAGCAAGCGCTGCAACGGGGCCTCTGTACTGCCCGTTGGGAGCCCCGTGAGATGCTCGAGCGCGGCAGCAACGCCGTCCGGGCCGGTGAGGCGCTGCGGCGTCTGCCGCACGAGCGTGCCCGTTTCCTCGTCCACCCGCACGCCGATGGTCGACTCCACCCACGAGCACAATGGATCCTGCACGAACTCCGAGAACGGCTTAGTGATCAGCGACTCGACGGCCTGCACGCTGGCGGCCAACCGCTCGGGCAGGCTGGCGTCATCGAGGTCGATGGGGGCCGTGATGCGTCGGAGGGTTTCGCCGACCACGTGTTCGGCCTTCACGTCGTCACCGAACACCTTGGTGGCGACGCGCGCCACCTCCTCGCGCTGCTCGCGGATGCCGCCGCGGCTACCCATGGTGGCCGACGTACCGATGCACTGCAGGTCGGGCCCGCCCATGCGGTCGCGGACGCGGCGGATCAGCATGGCTACGTCTGCACCCTGGCGACCGCGGTACGTGTGCAACTCGTCGAACACCAGGTACTTCAAGCCCGACGCAGACTGAACGAGGGACTCATCCCGTCCCCGCGTGAGGATGAGCTCGAGCATCACGTAGTTGGTCAGCAGGATGTCCGGAGGGTTCTCCTTGATGCGCCGGCGGGTTTCCTCGTCGTCTTGACCCGTGTAGCGGTTGTAAGTAACCGGCGGCGTGCTGCCGAAGCCGAATCCCAGGAACTTCTCGAGCTCACCCGCTTGGCTGTTCGCCAACGCGTTCATGGGATACACGACGATGGCCTGGATGCCCTTGCCGGACCCATGTCGAAGCACGTGGTCGACGATCGGGATGATGTACGTAAGACTCTTTCCCGAACCCGTGCCCGTCGTGACGACGTAGTTGTCGCCGCCTCGCGCGATGTCGATGGCTTCCACTTGATGCTTGTACAGATCGAGAGGCACGCCGTACTCCGTCTCGCTCTTGCCGTGACGGAAGACGTCCGCGCACAGCGGATGAAGCTTGTCGCCCTTGACGAGGTCCGGCACGCTGGCGCCGGTAGCAAAGGCCGGGTTCAGCTGCACCAGGGGCTCGGGCCAGAGCTCCTGGGTATCGAAGGCTTTCTGCACTCTGTTTGCAACATCGTGCGTCGTGACGTGGATGAAGCTGCGCGCATACTCGGAGTAGTCGCGGGTGAGTAGGTTGCGGAAGTTGAAGATGTCCACTTGTCCCCCGATGCAACTGGCGCAATCGCTCAGATAGCCTACCTGGAATGCCTCGAAGTCTTGGGGGAGACATCGCACATTCTTACGTCTGGTAGCCGATAGTCGCGCTTCCTGCGGTGCTGGCATGCTGCGGCGGACTTCGGCAAGGTCCGCAGGCCACGAGCGGCTGGACGGCGCATGTCATGCGTTTGGCGTGATCAGGATTACCTCGAAGGACAGGCAATCTCGAGCACTCCACCGAGGCAAGCGCAGTAGTTGCATCTTGAACGCGTATTTGGCGCGAGGGTGACCTCCGAGGTGTTGCGATCACCGATTGAACCTAGCCTGGCCTCCACCGGTAGCATGACCTCATGGCGCGCAGCCTGACAAAGGCTCAGAACCTCCAGCGGTTGATCGACCTTCTCAGGTCGCGTCCGATGTCGAGCCGGGACCTGGCTGGCGAGTTGGACCTCAGCCAGCGCAAGATCCAGCGCTACCTGAACGAGCTTAGTTCGGATTTTCCCGAGTTGAACCGCGATGAACGCGGCCGCTATAGCCTGCCGAAGGTCGACCGTAGTGGAGAACTGAACCGGGTCGAAGCGCTGGCTGTGCACAGCGCGACTCGACTGTTGTTGCATCACACCAGGTCGAACGAGCGGCATTATCGGAGCGCGCTACGGAAGCTGGCAACACGCTTGCCCGAGCCGGCGCGGCTGCAATTGGAGCGTAGTCTCGAGCGCCACAAGTCGAAGACCGGCGAGCCTAGCCAGCGAAACCTCGAGCTGGTGGCCGAGGCCTGGTTCAGTGGTCGGGTGATGAAGTTCAGTTATACGGCTCCCATCGGTAGTGGCAAGCCGCATCCTTACGTGTTCGAGACCTACTTCGTCGAGGTGAGCCCGATCAACTTGCTGACCTACGTCATCGGGTTGGAACGCAGTCACTTCAAGCATCAGGTGACTCTGTTGATTGATCGCATATCGAACGCCTCGTTGACCGATGAGCAGTATCAGATCCCAGCAGAATTCGATGCCAGTGCCTATTTGGAGCACGCCTGGGGCATCGTCGGTGGCAAGAAGATCGAGGTGCTGATCCGGATTTCGGAGCAGGGGGCGCGCCACTTGGACGAGAGCTTCGTGCGGGCGGCCGTGGTGGAGGAGATCAGCGAGGAGGGTGACCTTTTCTTACGGCTCACTGCTGGGGTAGATAAGCACGGCATCCCTATCGATTTGATTCCCTGGTTGCTCAGTTGGGGCGAGCAGGTCGAGGTTCTCGAGCCCGTTGAGTTGCGCGCGTACGTGGCGAGTCGGCTGGGCGAGGCCGCTCGCCAGTACGGCGGGACTAGCTCTTAACCGAGGCGAGCACAATCAAGCAGACTTACCTGCCTCCGGGGAGGCGAAGTCCCTGGTTTGACGTCACACCGCGTCATTACTTGTCGCGTACCGCGGCTACGGTGGTCCTAGAAACACTAGGGAGGAAGCCGTGTGAAGTTGTTATCGCTGAACGCAACCGATGGCGGAACGAGGCTCTACCCGCGTTTCTTTAGTCGGCTGGGTGACTTGGCGCCGGACGTCGTCACGCTTCAGGAGATGCGGCGTCAGCAAGTTGGTTATTGGCGGCGTGGCCTGGCCGAGCGCGGCTATCAGGTGGTTGACAGTTTCGAGTTGGCTGATAGGTTCGGTGTGGCGCTGGACGGCGGCTTTCGGCTCGATGGCCTGCTGTTGGCTAGCCGCTGGCCTTTCGAGGTTCTGGATCCAACGCGTTGGGATTTGCCTTGGCCGGAGCGAGCGCTGTCGGCGGTGGTGGCGGGCCCGGGCGGCAAGTTCGCGGTTCACACGGTTCACGTGCCGAACGCTTCGACTGGCATCACACTTTATCGGAAGGACAGGGAGGCTGGTGCTGATCGGTTGGCGAAGAAGACGGAGACTTTCGAAGGTGTTTTTGCCGGCCTGGCCGAGTCGCCGGAGCTTCCTAAGGTGTTGACTGGTGATTTCAATACGCCGCGTTTCGAGCGGCCTGATGGGGAGGTGGGTTACTGGGAGGAGTCGTGCCCTGCGGCGTTGAGGCCGGTCTTGAGGGACCGTTGGCTTGCGGCTGAGCGCAACGTTATTCAGGGCCTTGGCAAGTACGGCATGTATGACGTGTTCCGTGGCTTGCATGGCTATGAGAGGGAGGCTTTCAGTTGGGAGGCGACGAACAAGGTGTCGCGCTACCGTTACGATCATGTCTTCGCTTCGGAGGTCTTCAAGCCGGTTGCTTGCGAATACTTGCATGAGTTCAGGCTGAATTCCAGTCATCACGCGGGGATCTTGGCGGACTTGGAGCTTCGGTGAGTACGTATGATTGCGAGGTGCGTAGGAACCGTTGCGGTTCCGGTGCAGATGGCGCTATTCGAAGAGCTGCCCTCAGACACATCTTCCCTCAGAGGGGAGTACCGCCCCTCGGCAATTGCCCACGCGGGTGTACTTTCAACGCGCCGATGTAGCATCCTGTAGTAGGAGGAGCCCATCCTGACTGTCACCGAGATGGAACCAGCGTTTTACGTCCTGCCGGACCCGCGTGAGGTACCGAACTACGGCCCTACGCAGGCCGCGCGGTACTTGCGTATGAATGTTTCCACGCTCCGCACGTGGTTCTTCGGCCGTCCATACGAGACGACGGCTGGCCGCTCTCACTTCGATCCCTTGATCCGCCCGGCAAGCGAGGTTCCGAAGCTGTTGTCGTTCAACAACCTCATCGAAGCGCACATGCTGCTTGCGCTGCGGCGCGTCCACGAGGTGCCCATGAGTGCTGTACGTGAGGCACTCGACGTGGCGGCGGAGCGCCTTGGCGTTGGAAGGCCCCTTCTGCTAGACAGCCTGGGGACGGCGTTCGGAGAGATCTTCATCGAGCAGTACGGCCGCGTCGTGCACCTGCGGCGCACCCAGCAGATCGCACTCGAGGATTATTTCGAGGCGCACCTGCAGCGGGTAACTCTCGACCAGCTCTTCACACCCACGGAGTTCTTCCCGTTCCCGCGAGCGTCAACGGTGTTCCTTGGCGAGGATGGCGACCGCCCCATCTCGATCAACCCGCGCCGGGGCTTTGGGCAACCGGTGATAGCAGGCACCGGTATTCAGACAACCGTGATCGCCGAGCGTATGAACGCCGGTGAGGACGAGCACTTCCTCGCTGAAGACTACGGCCTAACGACGGCCCAGATCCGTGCCGCAATCGTCTTTGAAGAAGCCGCCTGAACCGCTCGAGTTCTTCGTCGATCGAAGCCTAGGGCGGATTGTGTTCCCCGGCATTCTGCGCAAGCACGGACTGCCAGCGCGCGTGCACGATGAGATCTTCTCGCCTGACACTCCAGACGAGGAGTGGATCACCCAAGTAGCAGCCTGGGGACTCGTCGCGATTACGCGTGACAAGCGGATCGGAAGCACACCAACCGAACTGCACGCGGTGTTCGCCGCGGGTCTTCGGCTGATCGTGATCGTAGGCGGGAGCGTCCCAGCGGACGAACTCGCACACAACTTCGTCAAGGCGCATTCATCGATCCAGAGATTCGTGGCGAAGCATCCGGCGCCCTTCATTGCGAAGCTCTCGCGGCCAGCGTCCGCCTCAGTGCTGAAGCGCGGAGGGCACGGGGAGCTCCGGATTTACAAGTCGCGCGAGGATCTTTCGACCCAGTTCGGAGGGGGCTGAGCGAGCGCCGTACCGCCGAGTCCGATGCTAGACATCATCGTGCCGATCTACGCCGAGCAGCCGGTCGGTTGGGTGCCCCGCGGTGCCGTCGGTCCGTGCGGTGGGCTCCTCACTGCCCGGCCCGTCCACGATCCCCTACAATCGAAGCATGGCATTCGCACCTTCCAAGATGCAGTTGACCAGCAGGGCCTTCGGGTCACTAGGCGCTATCCCTAAGCGCTACACGGGGGAAGGGGACGACGCATCTCCACCGCTCGCGTGGCAGGGCGCTCCAGAGGGAACCAAGTGGTTCGCGATCTTCTGCCACGATCCAGACGCGCCAAAGGTAGAGCACGGGAGTTACGGCTTCGTGCACTGGGTGCTTTACAACCTGCCCGCATCCACGACCAACCTGGCGGAAGGAACCCGAGAGGGTACGCAGGGCCGCAATGACTTCGGCGGCACGGGGTACGGCGGACCGATGCCGCCCCCGGGCCATGGGCCTCACCACTACTACTTCTGGGTGCTGGCCCTGGACACCGACACCGAGTTCGAGGCGGGCCTCGATCTTGCGGGGCTCTTGCGTGCTGCCGAGCCGCACCTGCTGGGGATGAACCGGCTGATCGGTACCTACCAGATCGGCTGACGGTCGAGCTGGCCCGGTGTGGCCAGTGTCATGCGTCGCCCTCGGCTCGTCGTGACAAGCCGGCTAAGGAACTTTGCCTTCGGCGTCTTCAGAGGGCGTTTGTCGTTTTCTCACCTGGAGTCTTCTGACATGGGCAACGGCCTGGCATGGCTAACGCCCACGACTCGGCTTCAGAACTTCCTCCCGCCCTCGCCTCAAGGCCGAAACACCACGTCCCCGTGCCACTCCAAGTATTCGCGTCCTGGCCTGTCCTCCTGGCGCGTGGGCACCACGCTTAATGGCTGGTTCTGGAAGCGGTAATAGTCCCTGCCGTTCGCGTACTCCGTGTCTAGCCGGCTCGAGACGTGGAACTTGAGGTTGCTGTCGACGGTCACGTAGCCGAGGTCGAACAGGCGGTGGATGTCGGCTCTGAGGGTCAGGCCGTTCGTTACGAGGTGGGGGCCTTCGTTGGCGTAGGGCCTGATGTGGGCGGCCTCGAGGACGGGCACCACGCGTTCGCCGGTGACGGCGCAGCGTTTGTCGTACGCGTCCAGGACGCTCAAGCGGAAGGCGCCTTGGCCGAGGCGGTGCCTGATGAGCCTGGGCTCCGAGTACCGCGCACGTTGGTCGGCCGCGAAGAGGCCGCCCTGCGTGGGTTCCTGGATGGTTGGCCCGGTCTTGGTGCGGGGGTCTGCCAGGCGTTCCACGACGGTGTCCCAGAGCCGCGCCCCGATCTCGTCGGCGGTCGAGTACCGTTTGCCGCGCACGATGTTCCTGGCCCAGTCGGCGGGCGGGTCCACCCACAGCTCCTCGGGGAAGAAGAACGGCTCGGTGAGGATGGTGCAGCCGATCTCTGGGTCGGGTGAGTCGTCACGGCGATACTTACGCATCCTCGCTAGGAGCGTGTGCGCGTCGGGCGTGCCGTTGGCTTCGCCGAATGCCTGCCAGGCCAGGGATACGGGCGCCGTCACGTACCGGACGAAGAACCCGCCGCCAACGATAGACCAGTAGGGGCTCTTGGCTTTGAAGAGGAACGGCTCGCCCGGTTCGAGCGACTTGAACGGTTGGCCGGCGCTGGGCCACCAGAAGTTGACCTCGTCCGGCGCGAGGTCGCGCAGGTACGTGTACCAATCGTGGTCTGTAAGGCCCAGGAACAGGTTCATGGATGGCGGCTTCCTGTGGCGATATTAGCGGTTTTCAGGTGTGTGGTGGCCGGCCGAGAACCGAGCTTCACTCCGGCCGGCGAGCAGCGGTCTCGCCAACCGCGGCCCCCGATCGCGCGGTGCAACCCAACTGTACTTCGGGAAATTGGATGTCCCCCAACCGAGGGAAACCAGGTTTCCCCTGGACAGTGTCACGAATATCCGCTGGATGACTTTGGTGCATTCGGGAGCGGTTCTCGGTGCTGCGCTGGCCCGTGGAGCGGGTATTCATCACCAAGAACGAGGTAAACCTCCTCGCGATCGCAGGCGACCTAGCGTCGGGCGCCGACCCGACCGACGCTGGGCCTCATCCGAGAGGCTGGTTCCTGGGCCAAGTCCTCGCCTACAATTAGGACATGTCCGAAGATCTAACGCCCACAGGTGGCCCTGTTTTTCAGCTGAAGGTCACCCTTGAAGGGATCAGGCCGCCCATCTGGCGCACTCTGCAAGTTCGAGCCGGCATGACGCTGGCCGAATTTCACGATCTGTTGCAGGTAGCGTTTTACTGGTGGGATTACCACCTGCATGAGTTCACTGCCGGCGGTCACGAGTACGGCGTCGAAGATCCGGAATGGCCACGTGGCGTTCGGGATGAGAGGGCCTACACCATAGGGTCAATTCTCAAGAAAACTAAAGATACGATGATGTACGAGTACGATTTCGGTGACGGTTGGCGGCACAAGATCGTGCTGG encodes:
- a CDS encoding WYL domain-containing protein, giving the protein MARSLTKAQNLQRLIDLLRSRPMSSRDLAGELDLSQRKIQRYLNELSSDFPELNRDERGRYSLPKVDRSGELNRVEALAVHSATRLLLHHTRSNERHYRSALRKLATRLPEPARLQLERSLERHKSKTGEPSQRNLELVAEAWFSGRVMKFSYTAPIGSGKPHPYVFETYFVEVSPINLLTYVIGLERSHFKHQVTLLIDRISNASLTDEQYQIPAEFDASAYLEHAWGIVGGKKIEVLIRISEQGARHLDESFVRAAVVEEISEEGDLFLRLTAGVDKHGIPIDLIPWLLSWGEQVEVLEPVELRAYVASRLGEAARQYGGTSS
- a CDS encoding DUF433 domain-containing protein, whose product is MNVSTLRTWFFGRPYETTAGRSHFDPLIRPASEVPKLLSFNNLIEAHMLLALRRVHEVPMSAVREALDVAAERLGVGRPLLLDSLGTAFGEIFIEQYGRVVHLRRTQQIALEDYFEAHLQRVTLDQLFTPTEFFPFPRASTVFLGEDGDRPISINPRRGFGQPVIAGTGIQTTVIAERMNAGEDEHFLAEDYGLTTAQIRAAIVFEEAA
- a CDS encoding YbhB/YbcL family Raf kinase inhibitor-like protein produces the protein MAFAPSKMQLTSRAFGSLGAIPKRYTGEGDDASPPLAWQGAPEGTKWFAIFCHDPDAPKVEHGSYGFVHWVLYNLPASTTNLAEGTREGTQGRNDFGGTGYGGPMPPPGHGPHHYYFWVLALDTDTEFEAGLDLAGLLRAAEPHLLGMNRLIGTYQIG
- a CDS encoding HNH endonuclease; amino-acid sequence: MNLFLGLTDHDWYTYLRDLAPDEVNFWWPSAGQPFKSLEPGEPFLFKAKSPYWSIVGGGFFVRYVTAPVSLAWQAFGEANGTPDAHTLLARMRKYRRDDSPDPEIGCTILTEPFFFPEELWVDPPADWARNIVRGKRYSTADEIGARLWDTVVERLADPRTKTGPTIQEPTQGGLFAADQRARYSEPRLIRHRLGQGAFRLSVLDAYDKRCAVTGERVVPVLEAAHIRPYANEGPHLVTNGLTLRADIHRLFDLGYVTVDSNLKFHVSSRLDTEYANGRDYYRFQNQPLSVVPTRQEDRPGREYLEWHGDVVFRP
- a CDS encoding plasmid pRiA4b ORF-3 family protein codes for the protein MSEDLTPTGGPVFQLKVTLEGIRPPIWRTLQVRAGMTLAEFHDLLQVAFYWWDYHLHEFTAGGHEYGVEDPEWPRGVRDERAYTIGSILKKTKDTMMYEYDFGDGWRHKIVLEKIFEPDPTTKYPRCIKGKRSAPPGDCGGIGGYMNLLAVLGDPEHEEHAEYLEWVDDSFDPEAFSLEEINAALGVV